A single genomic interval of Salmo trutta chromosome 13, fSalTru1.1, whole genome shotgun sequence harbors:
- the LOC115206780 gene encoding prolactin-releasing peptide receptor-like has translation MDPILEVLSGANTTGGPSLNHSNNPLDMFSGMQLLLRFKPLFLPLYCLLVAVAGIGNSILLACILADKKLHNATNFFIGNLAAGDLLMCLTCVPLTASYAFDSRGWAFGRPLCHLVPLLQAATVFASVLSLTAIAVDRYVVVAHPVRRRISVGGCGAVALGVWGLSLALAAPPSLHTRYLDLRPRGVELVVCEEFWPSSGQLRLLYSCCILVASYMIPLLSVSVSYCAITVHLRRHTLPGEPSHCQQRWSQRRRKTFSLLVASVLAFALCWLPLQVLNLLLDLDPDYHIVDKRYVNMLQVCCHLVAMSSACYNPFIYASLHSKIWLHLKGYLCPCRRQGPPGGQLLSRCTSRNPATCLSLLSEVPAPAKETPGVAGRESDSTL, from the exons ATGGATCCCATCCTGGAGGTCCTGAGTGGGGCCAACACTACTGGAGGCCCCTCCCTGAACCACAGCAACAACCCCCTGGACATGTTCTCTGGCATGCAGCTGCTGCTGCGCTTCAAGCCCCTCTTCCTGCCCCTCTACTGCCTCCTGGTGGCCGTGGCCGGCATAGGCAACTCCATCCTGCTGGCCTGTATCCTGGCCGATAAGAAGCTCCACAACGCCACCAACTTCTTTATCGGTAACCTGGCGGCCGGCGACCTGCTGATGTGTCTGACCTGCGTCCCTCTGACCGCCTCGTACGCCTTCGACAGCCGCGGCTGGGCCTTCGGACGCCCTCTTTGCCACCTGGTGCCGCTGCTGCAGGCCGCCACTGTCTTCGCCTCGGTGCTGTCCCTCACGGCCATCGCAGTGGACCGCTACGTGGTGGTGGCCCACCCAGTGAGGAGGAGGATCTCTGTCGGGGGCTGCGGCGCAGTGGCTCTGGGGGTGTGGGGGTTGTCTCTGGCCCTggctgcccctccctccctccacacacgcTACCTGGACCTGAGGCCCCGTGGGGTGGAGCTGGTGGTGTGTGAAGAGTTCTGGCCGAGCTCTGGCCAGCTCAGGCTGCTCTACTCCTGCTGTATCCTGGTAGCCTCCTACATGATCCCTCTGCTGTCAGTCAGCGTGTCCTACTGTGCCATCACAGTGCACCTGAGACGCCACACGCTGCCCGGAGAGCCCTCACACTGCCAGCAGCGCTGGAGCCAGAGGAGGAGGAAAACCTTCTCTCTCCTGGTGGCCTCTGTGCTTGCCTTTGCCCTCTGCTGGCTGCCCCTGCAG gtGCTGAACCTGCTGCTGGACCTGGACCCAGACTACCACATCGTGGACAAGCGCTATGTCAATATGCTGCAGGTGTGCTGCCACCTGGTGGCCATGAGCTCCGCCTGCTACAACCCCTTCATCTACGCCTCCCTGCACAGCAAGATCTGGCTGCACCTCAAGGGCTATCTGTGCCCTTGCAGACGCCAGGGGCCCCCAGGGGGCCAGCTCCTCTCCCGCTGCACCTCCCGGAACCCGGCCACCTGCCTCAGCCTGCTCTCTGAGGTCCCCGCCCCCGCCAAGGAGACCCCGGGTGTCGCCGGTCGAGAGTCCGACAGCACCCTCTGA